TCTGCTGCCAGATACATCTCGGTCCGGTTACAGGTCGAGAGCAGGGCCTGCTCCGGCGCCGCCCGTTTCAGGCTAGACCGCAACTCTTGCAGCCCATCACGCAGTGCGTCGCCCGGAAAGGCGAGCTTCTCCCGCAAAGAAAGGGGAGCGGACTGGTGGTTTAAACCAAGGGTAATAAGCTGCATTAATTAGGGGTTCTAATGGAATCCCCTGATTTTACGAGAAAACATCCACCCGGTAACCCACTCCGTAGACAGAATGCAGGCGAATCTCTGTCTGGTCATCAAGCCCGAGCTTTTGCCGAAGACGGCCCACGTGGGTATCCAGGGTTCTGGAGCTTTGGTAGTCATGTCGGCCCCAGACCAGCCGCAAAATCTCGGCCCGGTCTACCGTCTGGCCCCGTTTTAGAAACAGTAGCCAGGCCAGCCGGAATTCCTTTTGGGACAAGGGCACCACCTGCTGGTGGACCGTGGCTTCGAGCGTTGCCAGATTCAGGCGAATTGGGCCCACCGAGATTGGTTTGTCATCGAAGAGTCTGGGCTGTGCCCGCCGGACCATGGTTTTGGCCCGAATCAGGAGTTCTTCACCGCGAAAGGGCATCAACAAAAAATCATCAGCCCCATGGTCGAAGGCCTCCTGCATCACCGTGGGGTTTGGTGCTTGGGTCACGATCATGGTGGGGATGTGCCGAAGCAACAGCCGCTCTTGTGATTTCAACTTAGCCAAGACCTGCAGCCCGGACATGTCCGGCAGCCGCATATCGATCATTGCAAAGTCGAAGTCACACCGGCAGGAACGAGACAAAAACCGGCCCCCGGAAGAAAAAAGCTCTGTGCTGGCCCCGTCATTGACAAACAATTCTTCAATGCGTTGTCGCTGGACTGGATCATCTTCAACAATGGCGATACGCATCAGGCGAAAAGACTTGGCAGATTAAATGGCAGTGGAAGTTAGCCATTAGCCTAGTGTCCGGGGCGCTGCGCCACATCTGTCAGGGCGTTTTGCTGTAAAAACTTTTACCGTAAAAAATCTTTCAGGCTGACTTCTCCCGGGGTCTGGATAAGCCGCCTGATTGATTTACGCCGACAGAAACATTTGGTAGCCGGGGTGCTGGGTTTCTTCCCAGTGCGGGTAGCCCAGTTGTTTTAAGAAGTCTTGTAGCGCCGCTTCATTCTGATCGGGCACCTGTATGCCCACCAGAATTCGGCCGTAGTCAGCGCCGTGGTTCCGATAATGGAAAAGAGAAATATTCCAATCGGGATGCATCGACGATAAAAACCGCATCAAGGCGCCAGGCCGCTCTGGAAACTCAAACCGAAAAAGCCGCTCATTTTTTGCCAGTGCAGAGCGGCCGCCCACCATATGCCGCAGATGCAGCTTACCCAGCTCATCGTCGGTCAAATCCAGAGTTTTAAAGCCGCCCGACTCAAAGGCTTTCGCAACATCGTGGGCCTCTTGCCGATCACGGGTCTGGATGCCGACATAAATATGGGCGGCCTTGGCGTCAGCGATTCGATAATTAAATTCTGTGACATTGCGATCGCCAATGGTTTGGCAAAAGCGCTTAAAGCTTCCGCGTTCTTCTGGAATGGTCACGGCAAATACAGCTTCGCGTTGCTCACCGATTTCAGCACGCTCGCTGACAAAACGCAGCCGGTCAAAATTCATGTTGGCACCACAGGCCACTGCAACCAAGGTCTTGTCTTTTACCTGCTCACGCTCGACCCAGGCCTTCATACCCGCAATGGCCAGTGCGCCTGCGGGCTCCAAGATGGCTCGGCTGTTTTCAAAGACATCTTTAATGGCTGCGCAGACAGCATCGGTGTCGACCAGCACAATGTCATCGACATATTTCTGGCAGAGACGAAAGGTCTCTTCGCCAACGAGCTTGACGGCAGTGCCATCCGAAAACAGACCCACCTCCT
The nucleotide sequence above comes from beta proteobacterium MWH-UniP1. Encoded proteins:
- a CDS encoding response regulator transcription factor, encoding MRIAIVEDDPVQRQRIEELFVNDGASTELFSSGGRFLSRSCRCDFDFAMIDMRLPDMSGLQVLAKLKSQERLLLRHIPTMIVTQAPNPTVMQEAFDHGADDFLLMPFRGEELLIRAKTMVRRAQPRLFDDKPISVGPIRLNLATLEATVHQQVVPLSQKEFRLAWLLFLKRGQTVDRAEILRLVWGRHDYQSSRTLDTHVGRLRQKLGLDDQTEIRLHSVYGVGYRVDVFS
- the ilvA gene encoding threonine ammonia-lyase, biosynthetic encodes the protein MESDYLRKILTARVYDVAQETPLEPARGLSQRLGNRVLLKREDMQPVFSFKLRGAYNKMAHLTQAQLARGVIAASAGNHAQGVALSASRMGCRAVIVMPVTTPAVKINAVKALGGEVLLFGDSYSDAYQHALDVQQREGLTFVHPFDDPDVIAGQGTIAMELLQQHQEPIDAVFIAIGGGGLIAGMASYIKQVKPEIKIIGVQMTDSDAMAQSLKAGHRVTLKEVGLFSDGTAVKLVGEETFRLCQKYVDDIVLVDTDAVCAAIKDVFENSRAILEPAGALAIAGMKAWVEREQVKDKTLVAVACGANMNFDRLRFVSERAEIGEQREAVFAVTIPEERGSFKRFCQTIGDRNVTEFNYRIADAKAAHIYVGIQTRDRQEAHDVAKAFESGGFKTLDLTDDELGKLHLRHMVGGRSALAKNERLFRFEFPERPGALMRFLSSMHPDWNISLFHYRNHGADYGRILVGIQVPDQNEAALQDFLKQLGYPHWEETQHPGYQMFLSA